TTTACCAAAACTTTCAATTACATCAATACTTTTAATTCCACCATCTTCAAGTTTAATAAAAGTAAAGTAGGGAGTTTTTCCAAAATGCATTGAAATATCTGAAAGTAAACCGCCTTCATTAAGAGTGGGTATGCATATAAGAGTTATTTTCATCACCTTCATCCTTTAATTTCTTTAATCCGCCCCACATAGCTGAGTACCGCATTCAGGACATTTGGTGTTTCTGCAGGGGACTCCTGGAGTTTTGGGGGATTCATAACCACAATTTGGACATTTACATACTCTTGGAGGGCCTGCTCCAATTCCGACTCCCCCGTATCCTCTTCTTCTTCCTATTCCCTGTTGTCCTGCTGGTCTTTGAGTCTCTTCACCCTCTCCTATTTTGTAAATATACTCTGATTTACAGTCAGGACATTCATCATACTCTTTTTCAGGACTGTACCATTCAAAACCACAGCTTTTGCATTTATACCTTTCTTTATCTGCCACAAAATCGCCTCCTTTAATTTTGATAATTTTACCTTCAACAAGAGCCTTTGCAATTTTTTCTCGAGCTGAGTTCAAAGTTCTGTGAAATGTTGGCTGTGAGACATCCATGATCTCTGCTGCTTTTTTCTGTTTAATGTTCTGGTAATCTTTTAATCTTATTGCTTCGAATTCATCTATTGTAATATCTACTGGCTTGATCGAGTCAATATTACCTTCTGAATCCGGTTTAAAACATCTAATTTCAGGCTCTTGAAATATTCTTCTAAATCTCCTTGGTCTCACCATGTTATGAATATATATTCATAACTATTATATAAACGTTTTTAAACTGAATGAAAAAGCAAAAATAATGAAAACTATAAAAAAAGAAATAATCAGTAAACTAATTTTTGCATAACCGCAAAGTTATTTAACAACAGTTTCCAGCGTTGTATCGATTAAAGTATCGAACAGTATCTTCTTCTGCCATCCAGCACGTTCAAAAATGTTCATGAAACAAACACCGATGATCCTGGGTTTCTGTTTCCCGGATATCTCACCGATCATGCTTAATACTTCTTCAGGTGCACATCCAAATTTTGGCATTGCCAAACCGCCAAGAACCACTACTACCTCAGGGTTTTGCGGGTCTCCTTTTTCATCCACTGCACTAAACCCAATACCTGGCTGCATTTTTATTTGTTTAGCATTAGTTATATCTGCTCTTGGCACGTAAATAAGATCAAAATTTTTATCCCTAACTGCATAAGATAGCAATTCTATAAAAGGGGTGCATACAGCTATTGAACCTGTAAAAACAACTTTAGAATTATTTTTTAGATCTTCTATGCTTTCTCTAAAACTTCCTGTAAATCCGACTATGCCATTTCTCTTTTCCATCTTTATTCCACCCATATATTCATAACCCAAATTATATGTTGAAAATAATGTTAAATATTTACAAGAAATATCTTAAAAAATGAAAAATTCAATTAATTCATTTAATATTTCTTTATTGGATTATTTAATATTACGTAGACAACAAGACCGACAG
This region of Methanobacterium sp. genomic DNA includes:
- a CDS encoding DUF2124 family protein — protein: MEKRNGIVGFTGSFRESIEDLKNNSKVVFTGSIAVCTPFIELLSYAVRDKNFDLIYVPRADITNAKQIKMQPGIGFSAVDEKGDPQNPEVVVVLGGLAMPKFGCAPEEVLSMIGEISGKQKPRIIGVCFMNIFERAGWQKKILFDTLIDTTLETVVK
- a CDS encoding DUF134 domain-containing protein yields the protein MVRPRRFRRIFQEPEIRCFKPDSEGNIDSIKPVDITIDEFEAIRLKDYQNIKQKKAAEIMDVSQPTFHRTLNSAREKIAKALVEGKIIKIKGGDFVADKERYKCKSCGFEWYSPEKEYDECPDCKSEYIYKIGEGEETQRPAGQQGIGRRRGYGGVGIGAGPPRVCKCPNCGYESPKTPGVPCRNTKCPECGTQLCGAD